The following proteins are co-located in the Lentibacillus sp. JNUCC-1 genome:
- a CDS encoding DUF58 domain-containing protein, whose amino-acid sequence MTKSLKNLWARLLFRDRGIVPTKRFLILFGIYGVVMIVLAATAGMGWLQLIVTTVLLIALSLIDQVASPRRKDLTFKREMPNELERDVTSEVTLAITNTSSRTGSLIIKDDVHQSIHAALPLKTYVPPQSRITASYEITAPIRGDYHLEALFVRIASRFKLWEKQTAVQLSDSYKVIPDLTDTRHFLENAQQFLLHEGIQVRKMHRGEGEFAQIRNYVVGDDPRKINWRQTAKLRELMTNEYEPEHGKHITILIDCGRMMGSELSQGNRLEKALEAAMTVAAAALKNGDYVGLLAFGTRVQTHVPAAKGMDHMQTILHAIYNLKVEAGESNYAEMMTYLQTTQKKEA is encoded by the coding sequence TTGACCAAATCGTTGAAGAACTTGTGGGCGCGGTTACTGTTCCGAGATAGAGGGATTGTTCCGACAAAACGCTTTTTGATTCTGTTTGGGATATACGGTGTGGTGATGATCGTACTGGCGGCAACAGCAGGCATGGGCTGGTTACAGCTCATTGTGACAACGGTTTTGCTTATTGCGCTCAGCCTGATTGATCAGGTCGCCTCACCCAGACGAAAAGATCTGACTTTTAAACGCGAGATGCCGAACGAACTGGAACGTGATGTGACCTCGGAAGTGACATTGGCCATCACCAATACATCCAGCCGGACGGGAAGCCTTATTATAAAAGATGATGTCCACCAGTCCATCCATGCGGCACTGCCTTTAAAAACGTACGTACCGCCTCAATCGCGTATAACTGCTTCATATGAAATAACAGCACCGATACGTGGGGATTACCATTTGGAGGCATTATTTGTGCGGATTGCGAGCAGGTTCAAATTGTGGGAGAAGCAAACAGCGGTACAGCTTTCAGATTCATATAAAGTCATCCCAGATTTGACCGACACAAGGCATTTCCTCGAAAATGCCCAGCAATTTCTGCTGCATGAAGGGATTCAGGTTCGTAAAATGCATAGAGGTGAAGGAGAATTTGCCCAGATCAGGAACTACGTGGTGGGGGATGACCCCCGTAAGATCAATTGGCGGCAAACAGCCAAACTGCGTGAACTGATGACCAATGAATACGAACCTGAGCATGGCAAACACATTACGATTTTAATTGATTGCGGTCGGATGATGGGGAGTGAATTGTCTCAAGGCAACCGTCTCGAAAAAGCACTCGAGGCAGCAATGACTGTGGCAGCAGCGGCTTTGAAAAATGGAGATTACGTAGGGCTGCTTGCCTTTGGAACACGGGTTCAGACGCATGTCCCTGCAGCAAAAGGTATGGATCATATGCAAACCATTCTGCATGCGATTTATAACCTTAAGGTGGAGGCGGGAGAATCCAACTATGCAGAGATGATGACCTATCTCCAGACCACCCAGAAAAAAGAAGCCTGA
- a CDS encoding DUF4350 domain-containing protein, translating to MKTALADKKGWLWIAGLLIVLIGVGYLTKSDQPKPYPPYTLDSPAPDGIKGFYTYLKDTSADVAEWRSSPEKLSSRKNSKDELLVMTQPPYIEESQVEEAYLDYIKNGHTVLMLMSNPDGMLGIKTELMPLDPETVVKDHQEQDHEAVINSMVRLRAEQDDEVLLSDDDGVIGLKRSVGEGTLIAINAPNWMTNEEILEHDHLPLVLDIFAEAGAGESQILFDTSSGRTATGGRLIDVFPDWIVALSILALVWTVFWLLYQGKRFGRVVTPREATVRFSDERIRALGAWYLRGQQYPDAVAIQADFLKFLLQERWGFHTDIHGMTLLTCW from the coding sequence GTGAAAACGGCATTAGCAGATAAAAAAGGTTGGCTATGGATTGCCGGCTTGTTAATCGTATTGATCGGGGTGGGTTATTTGACCAAATCGGATCAGCCCAAACCATACCCGCCGTATACCCTCGACTCTCCTGCCCCAGATGGAATTAAAGGGTTTTATACATATTTGAAAGATACGTCAGCTGATGTAGCAGAATGGCGCTCATCACCAGAAAAACTCTCCTCCCGAAAAAACAGCAAGGATGAGCTGCTGGTGATGACGCAGCCGCCTTATATAGAAGAAAGTCAGGTTGAAGAGGCCTATCTGGATTATATCAAAAATGGCCATACAGTACTCATGCTGATGTCAAATCCGGATGGGATGCTCGGTATCAAGACGGAACTTATGCCGCTCGATCCAGAGACTGTGGTTAAAGATCATCAGGAACAAGATCATGAAGCAGTGATTAATTCCATGGTGCGTTTACGCGCTGAACAGGATGATGAGGTGCTCCTTTCAGATGATGACGGTGTGATTGGACTTAAGCGTTCTGTTGGTGAAGGCACACTCATTGCGATTAATGCCCCAAACTGGATGACCAACGAAGAGATCCTTGAACATGATCATCTGCCGCTCGTCCTGGATATATTTGCAGAAGCAGGTGCCGGCGAAAGCCAAATTCTATTTGATACGTCCAGCGGAAGAACAGCCACGGGAGGGCGGCTGATCGACGTATTCCCCGACTGGATTGTCGCGCTCTCGATATTGGCACTTGTCTGGACAGTCTTTTGGCTATTGTATCAAGGGAAACGTTTCGGCAGAGTCGTCACGCCGCGCGAAGCAACTGTCCGTTTCAGCGATGAGCGAATCAGGGCGCTCGGAGCCTGGTATTTACGCGGCCAGCAGTATCCGGACGCTGTAGCCATTCAGGCGGATTTTCTTAAATTTCTGCTTCAGGAACGTTGGGGGTTCCATACAGACATCCATGGCATGACGTTACTGACATGCTGGTGA
- a CDS encoding LysR family transcriptional regulator: protein MEIRQIKYFMEVARREHVTEAANALHVAQSAVSRQIAKLEEELGVALFIREGRVVRLTPIGKVFLEQMERAMNRFDDAQRIIEEYTDPERGTIHIGFPSSVAAYILPTALSRFRRDYPNVKFELKQGSYYEIINSVVKGEVNMAMVGPVPADHPKVAGTILFTEKIAALVPAGHHLADRTAVTLNDLRNDPFVMFPEGYVLRDMTEEACRQSGFRPNVSFEGKDMDAIKGLVSAGLGVSLVPEITLIDSLPRATVQVPIKEPDMGRTVGLIVPRDRELLPTEELFHGFAQAFFDRLERFQN, encoded by the coding sequence ATGGAAATCAGGCAAATCAAATATTTTATGGAGGTCGCCCGGCGTGAACATGTAACTGAGGCGGCGAACGCGCTTCATGTTGCTCAATCTGCGGTCAGTCGGCAAATTGCTAAACTAGAGGAAGAACTGGGGGTAGCTCTTTTTATTAGAGAAGGTCGTGTTGTGAGGCTGACACCGATCGGTAAGGTGTTTCTTGAACAAATGGAACGGGCGATGAATCGTTTTGATGACGCGCAACGCATTATTGAAGAATATACAGACCCTGAGCGAGGAACCATACATATTGGCTTTCCGAGCAGTGTTGCAGCATATATTCTACCAACTGCACTTTCTAGATTCCGTCGTGATTATCCGAATGTGAAATTCGAACTCAAGCAAGGGTCCTATTATGAAATCATTAATTCGGTCGTCAAAGGTGAGGTCAATATGGCTATGGTTGGGCCGGTTCCTGCAGATCATCCGAAAGTGGCAGGCACCATTTTATTTACTGAAAAAATAGCTGCGTTGGTGCCTGCTGGTCATCATCTGGCTGACAGAACAGCTGTTACATTGAACGATTTAAGGAACGATCCCTTTGTCATGTTCCCAGAAGGATATGTATTAAGAGATATGACAGAAGAGGCTTGCCGGCAAAGTGGGTTTCGCCCAAATGTTTCATTTGAAGGGAAAGACATGGATGCCATTAAAGGGCTTGTTTCGGCGGGTCTCGGTGTGTCGCTTGTCCCTGAAATTACATTAATTGACAGTTTGCCGCGGGCAACCGTCCAAGTTCCGATTAAAGAGCCGGATATGGGGCGGACAGTGGGGTTGATTGTGCCACGGGACCGAGAATTGCTCCCAACAGAAGAATTGTTTCATGGGTTTGCACAGGCTTTCTTTGATAGATTGGAAAGATTTCAGAACTAG
- a CDS encoding flavodoxin, translated as MRALIAYLSFSGNTEEVAELIANTVEQYGIRPDMHEIGLDAPVEVSRYDYIFLGTFTWDQGATPDEFKDFVLEVGYKPNNVAVFGTGDTQFGGDALFCRAVDKLAYFYNSRWSGLKIEQSPRGSQETDVRKWTEGVLEDAVVFA; from the coding sequence ATGAGAGCGTTAATTGCGTATTTATCATTTAGCGGCAATACAGAAGAGGTTGCCGAGCTGATTGCAAACACTGTGGAGCAGTATGGTATCAGGCCTGACATGCATGAAATCGGGCTTGATGCTCCTGTTGAGGTCAGTCGCTATGATTATATATTTCTAGGCACGTTCACATGGGATCAGGGGGCAACTCCTGATGAGTTTAAAGACTTTGTGCTCGAAGTCGGTTATAAACCGAATAATGTGGCTGTGTTTGGAACAGGTGACACTCAATTCGGAGGAGATGCCTTGTTCTGTCGGGCTGTGGACAAACTTGCTTACTTTTATAACAGTCGCTGGTCCGGGCTGAAAATCGAACAGTCGCCACGCGGCTCACAAGAAACGGATGTTAGAAAATGGACGGAAGGAGTGTTGGAAGATGCAGTCGTCTTTGCTTAG
- a CDS encoding DDE-type integrase/transposase/recombinase: MLPQFITYLLTYIKFQEKIIYGLLGIILGKSVARALYDEPVNKPYRKMEVDEMPVIEVPEKLDYKELLNDYQASHGKELKPVKRHKNSVVEVPATMTCPKCSAPAAYLYANNGGKGQYQCKVCACLFSKQNRYLKQAIIKCPHCLKTLEKIKERKDFYVFKCKNNNCSFYQQKLNQMTADEKKRFKQDPQAFKVRYIFREFTFDFKPLSKGSPVKPKVDLSRIYVSPHTLGLILTYHVNYGLSARKTAALMYDVHGIKISHQTILNYDNSVALIAKPFIDNYPYELSNSFCGDETYIRVKGRWHYLFFFFDAVKKIILSYPVSPNRDTLSAIKALDQVLQKFKTIPEDLMFVVDGNPIYILAQHYFAQYGIHFDIHKVIGLTNDDPVSTEYRPLKQIIERLNRTFKGNYRATTGFGSQEGSVSFVTLFVAYFNFLRPHASLEYKSPVIIPELEKMPNMPERWTKLISIAQDFLVDELSA, encoded by the coding sequence TTGTTACCTCAATTTATAACTTATTTACTTACTTATATCAAGTTTCAAGAGAAAATTATTTATGGCCTTCTTGGCATCATTCTTGGTAAATCAGTCGCCAGGGCATTATACGATGAGCCAGTTAATAAACCTTATCGAAAAATGGAAGTTGATGAAATGCCCGTCATTGAAGTCCCAGAAAAACTCGATTATAAAGAGTTACTTAATGATTACCAAGCTTCGCATGGCAAAGAATTAAAACCAGTCAAACGTCACAAAAACAGTGTGGTTGAAGTACCGGCGACAATGACGTGCCCTAAGTGTTCCGCGCCTGCGGCCTATCTGTACGCTAACAATGGCGGTAAAGGTCAATATCAATGTAAAGTGTGTGCGTGTCTGTTTAGTAAGCAAAATCGCTACCTGAAGCAAGCAATCATCAAGTGTCCGCATTGTCTAAAGACCCTTGAAAAAATAAAGGAGCGCAAGGATTTCTACGTTTTCAAGTGTAAGAACAATAACTGTTCGTTTTATCAACAGAAACTAAATCAGATGACTGCAGATGAAAAGAAGCGATTTAAACAGGATCCACAAGCATTTAAAGTTAGGTATATCTTTCGTGAGTTTACCTTTGATTTTAAGCCTTTATCCAAGGGCTCGCCTGTTAAACCGAAAGTAGATCTTTCGCGAATCTATGTGTCACCACATACGCTAGGACTTATATTAACGTATCACGTGAACTATGGCCTCTCCGCGCGCAAGACAGCTGCATTGATGTACGACGTACATGGTATTAAAATCTCACATCAAACGATTCTGAATTACGATAATAGCGTTGCTTTAATCGCCAAGCCTTTTATTGACAATTATCCTTATGAGTTATCCAATAGCTTTTGTGGGGATGAGACCTATATTCGTGTCAAAGGGCGTTGGCATTATCTCTTCTTTTTCTTTGATGCAGTCAAAAAAATAATTTTGTCTTATCCTGTCTCGCCCAATCGAGATACACTCTCCGCAATTAAAGCGCTGGATCAGGTCTTACAAAAGTTTAAGACGATTCCGGAGGACCTGATGTTTGTCGTAGACGGTAATCCGATTTACATCCTGGCTCAACATTACTTTGCGCAATATGGCATTCACTTTGATATTCATAAGGTGATTGGGCTAACGAACGATGATCCTGTTTCAACCGAATATCGTCCACTAAAACAAATTATTGAACGGCTGAATCGCACCTTTAAGGGGAACTACAGAGCGACAACCGGTTTTGGTTCCCAAGAAGGTTCTGTCTCATTTGTGACGCTGTTTGTAGCATATTTTAACTTCTTAAGGCCACATGCGTCGCTGGAATACAAATCACCTGTAATCATTCCAGAACTCGAAAAAATGCCGAATATGCCGGAAAGATGGACCAAGTTAATCTCAATAGCTCAGGACTTCTTGGTGGACGAGCTGTCAGCCTAG
- a CDS encoding DUF4129 domain-containing protein — protein MANVDEARDKLDKILSQREYQVYYEDNRNFLEIAWDKLKAWVMDLLSQIFTSLEPSNALGNAVVSVLIMLVVALLGITIWLVVRSAGRKRKFGAHPPLEAGNELSWSWQKHLAKADDFSDKGDFAEATRHVFLALLLYFDEIEWVKARSWKTNWEYFAELKRVDKNGAEAFQRLALIFDQVFYGGQSMERADYERYRKEADQWLELERLHQKAES, from the coding sequence GTGGCTAACGTTGATGAAGCCCGCGATAAACTGGATAAAATCTTGTCACAAAGAGAATATCAAGTGTACTACGAGGATAACCGCAACTTTTTGGAGATCGCCTGGGATAAGCTTAAAGCATGGGTGATGGACCTGTTGTCACAGATATTTACATCATTGGAGCCGTCCAACGCGCTGGGCAATGCCGTGGTCAGTGTCCTCATAATGTTGGTTGTCGCTCTCCTGGGGATCACCATCTGGCTGGTAGTTCGTTCAGCAGGACGGAAACGAAAATTCGGTGCCCATCCGCCACTTGAGGCGGGCAATGAATTATCCTGGTCATGGCAAAAACACCTGGCCAAGGCTGATGATTTTAGCGATAAGGGTGATTTTGCCGAGGCGACCCGGCACGTGTTCCTGGCGCTGCTTTTGTATTTTGACGAGATTGAATGGGTTAAAGCCAGAAGCTGGAAAACAAATTGGGAGTATTTTGCTGAGCTGAAGCGTGTAGATAAAAATGGAGCCGAGGCGTTTCAACGGCTGGCACTTATCTTTGATCAAGTATTTTACGGCGGCCAGTCAATGGAACGTGCCGATTATGAACGTTATCGCAAAGAAGCCGATCAATGGCTAGAGCTGGAACGTTTGCATCAGAAGGCTGAAAGTTGA
- a CDS encoding ribonucleotide-diphosphate reductase subunit beta: protein MQSSLLSKAKTLEPRNPNKSTGLFGGESSGILNWNDIAYPHWYKMYKRLVGNYWQADEVNMSADVKQFATLTKDEQDAYLKIIGLLSTLDGPQTRTALLLSLYATDPSVQSIMAVIAQQEAVHNESYSYVLSSVVSLAEQNESFEMGRRDPVLIKRNEAITEHYNLFVEEPTVENILKTMVYTALLEGMFFYSGFAFFYNLARDNKMVGTSTMISYINRDELEHGRFIAELFRATLGENPEENTGELTDWVYERFKQSVELEIEWSTYVLAKVEGIDLEEMAGYIKYRANKMLRMMGLEEIYPDYVDNPMKWIKAYVDNFDGTKTDFFEQKSRQYTKTSELNGFDDL from the coding sequence ATGCAGTCGTCTTTGCTTAGTAAGGCTAAAACACTGGAACCACGCAATCCAAATAAATCAACGGGTCTGTTCGGTGGCGAATCCAGCGGTATTTTGAATTGGAATGATATTGCTTATCCACACTGGTATAAAATGTACAAACGGCTTGTTGGTAACTACTGGCAGGCAGATGAAGTCAATATGTCGGCGGACGTGAAGCAATTTGCTACGCTGACAAAAGATGAGCAGGACGCTTATCTGAAAATCATCGGTCTTTTGTCAACGCTGGATGGCCCGCAGACCCGGACAGCACTTCTGTTGTCACTGTATGCAACAGATCCATCTGTTCAATCGATCATGGCTGTCATTGCTCAACAGGAAGCTGTGCATAATGAAAGTTATTCATATGTATTGTCATCTGTCGTATCGCTTGCAGAACAAAATGAATCATTTGAAATGGGACGTCGTGATCCTGTTCTGATCAAGCGGAACGAAGCAATTACTGAGCATTATAATTTGTTTGTGGAAGAACCGACTGTGGAAAACATCTTGAAAACCATGGTGTATACCGCTTTGCTTGAGGGCATGTTCTTCTATTCCGGTTTCGCCTTTTTCTACAATCTGGCGCGCGACAATAAGATGGTTGGCACGTCTACGATGATCAGCTATATCAATAGAGACGAGCTTGAACATGGACGTTTTATTGCAGAATTGTTCCGTGCAACTCTTGGAGAAAACCCGGAAGAAAACACAGGAGAATTGACTGATTGGGTATACGAGCGGTTCAAGCAATCGGTTGAACTGGAAATCGAATGGTCCACATATGTCCTGGCCAAAGTGGAAGGCATCGACCTTGAGGAAATGGCAGGCTATATCAAATACCGTGCAAACAAAATGCTGCGGATGATGGGACTGGAGGAAATCTACCCTGATTATGTCGACAACCCGATGAAATGGATCAAAGCCTATGTCGACAACTTTGACGGTACCAAAACCGACTTTTTCGAACAGAAATCAAGACAGTACACCAAAACAAGCGAACTCAACGGCTTCGACGACCTATAA
- a CDS encoding sulfate adenylyltransferase, with protein sequence MEELVFDNYPQQPHGGKLVDRVLTGERRTEAMKRAREMPSIMVDLEAVITIEMIATGVLSPNEGFMNKADYDSVLEHGRLENGVVWPVPLSFAPIGELNDQVVSSLSIGDEVALVNDQKEPVAILDVTDIFNYDKEKRAHHVFGTTDRNHPGVDAIYRRMGDVSLGGPIKLLQRADWGPFEKLRTEPKDMWHRFYEERKFRSVAGFITGANPLHRGHEYIHKNILEEVDGLLIQPLVEMAKREYTRHEFRMLSYQSVMDTYYPKGRPVLSPLRVTYIFAGPRETILHALIMKNYGCTHALIGRDHAGIGDYYDKYASHTIFKDFPPEELGIDVRLYFEVFYCTRCDNPATQQTCPHDERFRINISGTGIRELLRHGVLPPKEIVRPESARIAIQGVQPKGLDDNNQSITPAGKTIKSIFPYYLDKTGLGEAHARSN encoded by the coding sequence ATGGAGGAACTTGTTTTTGACAACTACCCACAACAGCCGCACGGGGGAAAACTTGTCGATCGCGTGTTGACAGGAGAGCGACGAACGGAAGCCATGAAGCGAGCGAGAGAAATGCCCTCTATCATGGTAGACCTTGAAGCGGTCATTACCATTGAGATGATTGCAACGGGGGTGCTTTCTCCAAATGAAGGGTTTATGAACAAAGCGGATTATGATTCTGTCCTCGAGCATGGCCGCCTGGAAAACGGCGTCGTCTGGCCAGTACCACTCAGTTTTGCACCGATTGGCGAGCTAAATGATCAGGTTGTATCTTCCCTCTCCATTGGGGATGAGGTTGCGCTGGTCAACGATCAAAAGGAACCGGTTGCCATTCTAGATGTAACGGATATTTTTAACTATGACAAAGAAAAGCGGGCGCACCACGTCTTCGGCACAACCGACCGTAATCATCCTGGCGTTGACGCCATTTACCGGCGTATGGGAGATGTATCGTTAGGCGGCCCTATTAAATTGCTCCAGCGCGCCGATTGGGGTCCGTTTGAAAAACTGCGCACAGAGCCAAAAGACATGTGGCATCGCTTTTATGAAGAGCGCAAGTTCCGCTCAGTTGCCGGCTTCATCACCGGAGCCAATCCGCTGCACCGCGGCCATGAGTACATTCATAAAAATATCCTGGAAGAAGTTGACGGTCTGTTAATACAGCCCCTTGTGGAAATGGCCAAACGGGAGTATACACGACATGAGTTTCGCATGTTGTCATATCAAAGCGTCATGGATACCTATTATCCAAAAGGACGTCCTGTTTTGTCCCCGCTTAGGGTCACATACATTTTCGCCGGGCCGCGGGAGACCATCCTTCATGCACTGATCATGAAAAACTACGGCTGTACCCATGCCTTGATTGGGCGTGATCATGCAGGAATTGGGGATTATTATGACAAGTATGCCAGCCACACAATTTTCAAAGACTTCCCGCCTGAAGAATTGGGAATTGATGTCAGACTTTATTTTGAAGTATTTTATTGCACCAGATGTGATAATCCCGCCACCCAGCAAACGTGTCCACATGACGAACGTTTTCGCATTAACATTTCCGGGACAGGCATAAGGGAGCTATTGCGTCATGGCGTCTTGCCACCGAAGGAAATCGTACGACCAGAGTCTGCACGGATAGCCATTCAAGGTGTGCAGCCAAAGGGACTCGACGACAACAATCAGTCCATTACCCCAGCTGGAAAAACGATCAAAAGCATTTTCCCGTATTATCTGGATAAGACTGGATTAGGGGAAGCACACGCCAGAAGCAACTGA
- a CDS encoding AAA family ATPase, whose product MREQLNALLERYETQILGQPKNTKLLLSAILSDGHVLLEGVPGTGKTQMVRTLAALLGGTFNRIQFTPDLLPSDITGSEIYNMKDGGFETLKGPIFTNVLLADEINRTPAKTQAALLEAMEEKQVTIHGTTYNLPDVFFVVATQNPIEFEGTYPLPEAQQDRFLFKLKIDFPSFEEETDVLKQVIEGTLAPSASEVLLDMDTFLAIKKDIEKVTLHEDVLGYIMQIVRQTRTTESIRFGASTRAAISIGRAAKAWAYLTDRDYVTPDDVKMVAVPALRHRIQISPHMELEGVTIDQIVEELVGAVTVPR is encoded by the coding sequence ATGAGGGAACAATTAAACGCATTACTCGAAAGATATGAAACACAAATTCTCGGACAACCGAAAAATACGAAACTGTTGCTTTCGGCGATTCTATCAGACGGCCATGTTCTGCTCGAAGGCGTGCCGGGCACGGGTAAAACTCAGATGGTGCGGACGCTGGCAGCTCTTCTCGGTGGAACGTTTAATCGGATTCAGTTTACACCAGATCTCCTGCCAAGTGATATTACCGGAAGTGAAATTTACAACATGAAAGATGGCGGCTTTGAAACATTGAAAGGGCCGATTTTCACAAATGTGCTGCTAGCCGACGAGATTAACCGGACACCTGCAAAAACACAGGCTGCTCTCTTGGAAGCCATGGAAGAAAAGCAAGTGACGATCCACGGAACAACTTACAATTTGCCTGACGTATTTTTTGTCGTGGCCACACAGAACCCGATCGAATTTGAAGGCACGTACCCATTACCAGAAGCACAGCAGGACCGCTTTTTATTCAAATTGAAGATTGATTTTCCATCGTTTGAAGAAGAAACCGATGTGTTAAAGCAGGTGATTGAAGGTACACTGGCCCCGTCAGCAAGTGAAGTTCTTTTGGATATGGACACTTTTCTCGCCATTAAAAAGGATATCGAAAAGGTCACCTTGCATGAAGACGTGCTTGGCTACATTATGCAAATTGTCCGGCAGACACGCACAACGGAATCCATTCGCTTTGGTGCCAGCACACGTGCGGCGATCTCTATTGGACGTGCAGCGAAGGCTTGGGCCTACTTAACAGATCGAGATTACGTCACACCGGATGATGTGAAAATGGTGGCCGTTCCTGCACTCAGACACCGGATACAAATTTCTCCTCATATGGAACTGGAGGGCGTAACCATTGACCAAATCGTTGAAGAACTTGTGGGCGCGGTTACTGTTCCGAGATAG
- the gdhA gene encoding NADP-specific glutamate dehydrogenase translates to MHKTLIKDETKWEDQVQDYIDRVFEQIKWRDPHETEFHQAVEVIFKSIKPALVKNPTYVENHILDRLTEPERTITFRVPWVDDHGVVQVNRGFRVQFNSAIGPYKGGLRFHPSVNISVVKFLGFQQIFKNALTGQPIGGGKGGADFDPKGKSDGEIMRFCQSFMSELTRHIGPDVDVPAGDIGVGSRELGYLFGQYKKQRGRFEAGAITGKGLNFGGSLGRKEATGYGAIYFVENMMKAKGLNLKGQRIIVSGSGNVSIYAMEKAIELGATVLACSDSDGFIHDKNGINLETVKQLKEQDNRRIHDYLDYHPDAIFSNEPSGIWAIPCDIALPCATQNEIDGTAAQTLINNGVQVVAEGANMPSMTEAVRLFVESDILYAPAKAVNAGGVAVSTLEMTQNISGIAWTFEEVDKKLKDIMGDIYNNCSEAAKTYNAPGNFVVGANIAGFVKVADAMIEQGVI, encoded by the coding sequence GTGCATAAAACATTAATAAAAGATGAAACCAAATGGGAAGATCAGGTCCAAGACTATATCGATCGTGTTTTTGAACAAATCAAATGGCGCGATCCTCACGAAACTGAATTCCATCAAGCAGTTGAGGTCATTTTCAAATCAATTAAACCCGCACTTGTGAAAAATCCCACATATGTAGAGAACCATATCCTCGATCGCCTGACCGAACCAGAGCGCACCATCACCTTTCGCGTTCCTTGGGTAGATGATCACGGCGTGGTGCAAGTCAACCGTGGCTTCCGTGTGCAATTCAACAGCGCAATCGGACCTTATAAGGGGGGGTTGCGTTTTCATCCCAGCGTAAATATTAGCGTTGTTAAATTTCTTGGTTTCCAGCAAATTTTTAAGAACGCACTGACAGGACAGCCAATTGGTGGCGGAAAAGGTGGTGCTGACTTTGATCCGAAAGGGAAATCAGATGGGGAGATCATGCGATTTTGTCAGAGTTTTATGTCTGAATTAACCCGCCATATCGGCCCCGATGTCGACGTACCTGCTGGAGATATCGGTGTTGGCTCCAGAGAACTTGGATATTTGTTCGGTCAATATAAAAAACAGCGCGGCCGCTTTGAAGCAGGCGCCATTACAGGGAAAGGACTCAACTTTGGCGGCAGTCTGGGACGTAAAGAAGCAACTGGCTATGGTGCGATTTACTTTGTGGAAAATATGATGAAGGCAAAAGGACTTAATTTAAAAGGACAGCGTATCATCGTATCCGGATCAGGCAATGTCTCGATTTATGCCATGGAAAAAGCGATCGAACTTGGTGCAACCGTTTTAGCCTGCAGTGACTCAGATGGCTTTATTCATGATAAAAACGGCATTAATCTTGAGACCGTGAAACAACTTAAAGAACAAGACAACCGAAGAATCCATGACTATCTGGACTACCATCCAGATGCTATTTTTTCAAATGAGCCATCTGGCATTTGGGCAATTCCGTGTGATATCGCCCTGCCATGTGCCACCCAAAATGAAATAGACGGAACAGCGGCTCAAACACTTATTAACAACGGCGTCCAAGTTGTGGCAGAAGGCGCGAACATGCCGTCCATGACAGAGGCGGTCAGACTTTTTGTTGAAAGCGATATTCTCTATGCTCCTGCCAAGGCAGTGAATGCGGGCGGTGTAGCTGTGTCAACTCTGGAAATGACGCAAAACATATCGGGCATCGCCTGGACTTTTGAGGAAGTTGACAAAAAGTTAAAAGACATCATGGGAGATATCTACAACAATTGTTCCGAGGCTGCCAAAACCTACAATGCGCCCGGTAACTTCGTGGTAGGAGCTAATATCGCCGGATTCGTTAAAGTGGCGGACGCAATGATTGAGCAAGGTGTCATTTAA